A window of the Pelagicoccus albus genome harbors these coding sequences:
- a CDS encoding DUF2164 domain-containing protein has protein sequence MAIEPTKEQLPELISSIQSYFREEWDQEVSELKARLLLDYVMKEIAPVAYNKGIRDAESYFRQKIEDLPGSCHEDELSYWT, from the coding sequence ATGGCAATAGAACCGACAAAAGAACAACTCCCTGAGCTTATATCCTCTATTCAAAGCTACTTCCGCGAAGAGTGGGACCAAGAGGTTAGCGAGTTAAAGGCACGCCTGCTGCTAGATTATGTAATGAAAGAAATTGCACCGGTCGCCTACAACAAAGGAATCCGAGACGCAGAGTCATACTTCCGGCAGAAGATAGAAGATCTCCCAGGCTCTTGTCACGAAGATGAGCTCTCCTACTGGACATGA